Proteins from a single region of Stappia sp. ES.058:
- a CDS encoding tripartite tricarboxylate transporter TctB family protein, with translation MQHGEKQERPTRSRRNWGALGLAVVIAGVMIFYAVSVAEVARRTTDWLLIVPGAAIGAAAALWAGIADIRTSPTVDRLVAAARGDAARPLILIALTGLYACSVPWIGFDVGTVIFILLCLLVQGERCWWKLALASIGGAAAITWVFVDLLMVRLPVLLV, from the coding sequence ATGCAGCACGGGGAAAAACAGGAAAGACCGACCCGAAGCCGCCGGAACTGGGGAGCTCTCGGTCTGGCCGTTGTCATCGCCGGAGTCATGATTTTCTATGCCGTTTCCGTGGCCGAGGTTGCGCGACGCACGACCGACTGGCTGTTGATCGTTCCCGGAGCGGCCATCGGCGCCGCGGCCGCGCTTTGGGCCGGTATCGCCGATATCCGCACATCACCCACTGTCGACCGGCTGGTGGCGGCGGCACGCGGCGACGCGGCGCGGCCTCTCATCCTGATCGCGCTGACCGGCCTGTACGCCTGCTCCGTGCCCTGGATCGGTTTCGACGTAGGCACCGTGATCTTCATCCTTCTCTGCCTGCTGGTGCAGGGAGAGCGCTGCTGGTGGAAACTTGCGCTGGCGTCGATTGGCGGCGCGGCTGCGATCACATGGGTCTTTGTCGACCTGTTGATGGTCCGCCTGCCGGTCCTTTTGGTCTGA
- a CDS encoding tripartite tricarboxylate transporter permease produces the protein MIDFTAFFGALTLLGSDPMAWLVVIPGLFIGLIFGAIPGLSISIAMAVFLPATLYMDFLPAILFLTAIFTGGGFGGAVPAILMNIPGTSSAVATAFDGYPMSRAGQHGEALGIGLVASAIGTLFGYLILLFIVSPVASLVLMLGPTEMLSVALWGLLLIAVLNDSSVAKGIAAGLLGILVSTIGYSNTGLMRGTFGSMYLLDGIPAIPALIGLFAASELINMAGKGDYLVADRELRKMRLKPILKGALYTIRAWPQVLRGSTIGTAIGIIPGVGASVANLASYAAAKRLSTDTEGFGKGNPDGVIASEAANSSSEGGGMVTLLALGLPGGAGTAILLGAFAMHNVTGGPRFISESTDVVYALILGNIVQAILLIAVGIIFVFLASSIVKVRLSYLIPFVLAVSMMGAFAITGSMVGPLTVAGAGALGWVMRRYGYPVTATVVGLLIGPMAEGELTRSWQISGGDPSFLLERPVTIAMLVLLALTVIVVLVGRRNARSHPGGEG, from the coding sequence ATGATCGACTTCACCGCATTCTTTGGGGCCTTGACCCTGCTCGGCAGCGACCCGATGGCATGGCTGGTGGTGATTCCCGGGCTTTTCATCGGGCTGATCTTCGGCGCGATCCCCGGCCTTTCCATCTCGATCGCCATGGCGGTGTTTCTCCCGGCGACGCTGTACATGGATTTCCTGCCGGCGATCCTTTTCCTGACGGCTATCTTCACCGGCGGCGGGTTCGGCGGCGCGGTGCCCGCGATCCTCATGAACATCCCCGGCACCTCGAGCGCCGTGGCCACCGCGTTCGACGGTTACCCGATGTCCCGTGCAGGCCAGCATGGCGAGGCGCTCGGTATCGGGCTCGTCGCCTCGGCAATCGGAACGCTCTTTGGGTACCTGATCCTGCTCTTTATCGTGAGCCCCGTGGCAAGCCTTGTTTTGATGCTGGGCCCGACCGAGATGCTTTCGGTCGCGCTCTGGGGATTGCTGCTGATTGCGGTGCTGAACGATTCCAGCGTCGCCAAGGGCATCGCGGCAGGACTGCTTGGCATCCTCGTCAGCACCATAGGCTATTCCAACACCGGCCTGATGCGCGGCACGTTCGGCAGCATGTACCTTCTCGACGGCATCCCCGCGATCCCCGCATTGATCGGGCTCTTTGCTGCCTCGGAACTGATCAACATGGCCGGAAAGGGGGATTACCTCGTTGCCGACCGGGAACTGCGGAAAATGCGCCTCAAGCCGATCCTGAAGGGGGCGCTCTATACGATACGAGCCTGGCCACAGGTGTTGCGCGGCTCGACGATCGGAACGGCCATCGGCATCATCCCGGGCGTCGGCGCCAGCGTTGCGAACCTCGCTTCTTATGCTGCTGCCAAACGGCTTTCGACCGACACCGAGGGTTTCGGCAAGGGCAACCCGGACGGCGTTATCGCGTCGGAGGCAGCCAACTCCTCGTCCGAGGGCGGGGGAATGGTGACACTTCTCGCGCTCGGGCTGCCGGGCGGAGCGGGCACGGCGATCCTGCTTGGTGCCTTCGCGATGCACAACGTGACCGGCGGTCCGCGCTTCATCTCCGAGAGCACCGACGTCGTCTATGCGCTGATCCTCGGCAACATCGTCCAGGCGATCCTGCTGATCGCCGTCGGGATCATCTTCGTCTTTCTTGCAAGTTCTATCGTCAAGGTGCGCTTGAGCTACCTGATCCCCTTCGTGCTGGCGGTCTCGATGATGGGCGCATTTGCGATAACCGGTTCGATGGTCGGGCCGTTGACCGTGGCCGGGGCCGGGGCGCTTGGCTGGGTGATGCGGCGCTATGGATACCCGGTGACGGCGACGGTCGTGGGGCTGCTGATCGGTCCGATGGCCGAGGGCGAACTGACGCGGAGCTGGCAGATTTCGGGCGGAGATCCGTCTTTCCTGCTGGAGCGTCCGGTCACGATCGCCATGCTGGTTCTTCTGGCGCTGACCGTGATCGTCGTGCTCGTCGGTCGGCGCAACGCCCGCTCGCATCCTGGCGGCGAAGGCTGA
- a CDS encoding AAA family ATPase, whose protein sequence is MRERQPDARLWTAIGIQDKVSDMLGRILSGDVSAAVITGPPGCGKTWLARSIGASFVEAGGVAFRGVGDDGEANRRLYPLQRAQAETSGYFKPAVTVGKALANVAAKVASGGMFDAEGALQALDAEAARRKRGSMFLAEDEQSVLSDLAVHAGGRPALLIVENLHWWDRDSLSLLRTMLKREVVTAFPFLGQLRVVATTTNSDYQQPIWREAYSKHVVPLLPVEIEMGYVERSQLRTLRQALAIPDAVKDEDFEFVHGISGGHLAVIGEACRYLSDSGTTVNELAPEDRARFVEDLFLQRLRSIGTLGDVAKELLHAASVIGNTASRVELLCVYRHNGSDPELAIQLCRDFGFLEDRGDVVEFRHQYIKEFFAKDLGPEEKTLRRAFSECLRQLTPHDYQRRARNILKSGDRKSAADLFVAAAAENLRFGRPPHHLMHSEEKELVLEEGLGPLADCLQEAYSLLSRGRFDEACTLMDQQSPIYSPLVLAEIEYVRSQGDLNSRDAVRRARMLERLKEWGHHIDAEFEQGLRLAMLYRSGLVLEFDKTRARSIEGDLTRRLSERIRYDEMAESKIHMLGRSAESLFLPDIALHRAQRAVQFHRPEVGGTPKEPAEYFRCLTNLTALNIGNGNYSAAESLALETVALADRFEDVAFPRSDMVRSMLVMAQYRGGAVSAAAAADELIAVIQNYGLSGDPYYTKNHLAVYYCLSKKLEEGIALFCELKAQLEKIGDPEPNPLYFVSSNLCCARFLNGESPKTSKAEWAALGEVVNRIPYETRHLLKRRHELMAPLFDKPCALSPASWDTYPLNEEDNPLHPCWIEIGRGFRMPDVQFWSMY, encoded by the coding sequence ATGCGTGAGCGGCAGCCCGATGCGCGTTTATGGACCGCCATAGGTATTCAAGATAAAGTGTCCGACATGCTGGGCAGAATACTATCCGGCGACGTGAGTGCGGCAGTGATCACTGGGCCGCCCGGGTGCGGCAAGACCTGGTTGGCGCGCAGTATCGGCGCAAGCTTTGTCGAGGCGGGTGGCGTCGCATTTCGTGGGGTAGGAGATGATGGTGAGGCGAACCGCCGATTGTACCCCCTGCAACGTGCTCAGGCTGAAACGTCTGGCTACTTCAAGCCGGCGGTCACAGTGGGAAAAGCGTTAGCAAATGTTGCTGCCAAGGTGGCTTCGGGAGGGATGTTTGATGCAGAAGGTGCTCTCCAAGCCTTAGATGCCGAAGCTGCAAGGCGCAAGCGTGGCTCCATGTTCCTGGCGGAAGACGAGCAATCTGTGCTCTCAGATCTCGCGGTCCACGCAGGTGGAAGACCGGCGCTATTAATCGTCGAAAACCTGCACTGGTGGGATCGGGACTCTCTTTCCCTTCTACGCACGATGCTGAAGCGGGAAGTTGTGACTGCTTTCCCGTTTCTCGGTCAGCTGCGGGTAGTAGCAACGACGACAAATTCTGATTACCAGCAGCCGATTTGGAGGGAGGCTTACTCCAAGCACGTAGTGCCGCTGCTTCCGGTAGAGATCGAAATGGGGTACGTTGAGCGCTCCCAATTACGGACCCTACGACAGGCACTTGCCATCCCGGACGCAGTCAAGGATGAGGATTTTGAGTTTGTACATGGAATAAGCGGCGGCCATCTCGCAGTGATTGGTGAGGCCTGCCGTTACCTAAGCGATAGTGGAACCACCGTGAATGAGCTGGCGCCGGAAGACCGCGCGCGATTTGTCGAAGACCTCTTCTTGCAGCGCTTACGAAGCATTGGAACTTTAGGAGATGTCGCAAAGGAACTGCTTCACGCAGCTTCGGTCATCGGAAATACGGCCTCACGGGTGGAGCTGCTTTGTGTCTATCGACACAATGGAAGTGATCCAGAGCTAGCGATCCAGTTATGTCGAGATTTTGGATTCTTGGAGGATCGCGGTGATGTAGTGGAGTTTCGCCACCAATACATAAAGGAGTTTTTTGCCAAGGATCTCGGGCCGGAAGAAAAGACACTACGTCGAGCCTTCTCAGAATGCTTACGCCAGCTCACCCCTCACGATTATCAAAGGCGAGCGCGAAACATCTTGAAGTCCGGTGACCGCAAGAGTGCCGCTGATCTTTTTGTCGCAGCCGCCGCAGAAAACCTACGCTTCGGACGACCACCGCATCACCTCATGCACTCCGAAGAGAAAGAGCTCGTTCTCGAAGAGGGACTGGGGCCGCTAGCAGATTGCCTCCAGGAGGCATATTCACTGCTATCCAGAGGAAGATTTGACGAAGCTTGCACGCTCATGGATCAACAAAGTCCAATATACTCTCCGCTTGTACTGGCAGAAATTGAGTATGTTCGATCCCAAGGCGACCTCAACTCGCGAGATGCCGTTAGAAGGGCAAGGATGCTCGAAAGGCTAAAGGAATGGGGGCACCACATCGACGCGGAATTCGAGCAGGGATTACGTCTCGCCATGTTGTATCGCTCCGGTCTGGTGTTGGAGTTTGACAAGACCAGAGCACGCTCCATCGAAGGAGATCTGACCCGGAGGCTCAGCGAAAGGATCCGATACGACGAAATGGCCGAGTCAAAAATCCATATGCTAGGTCGTAGCGCGGAGAGCTTGTTCCTTCCAGACATAGCGCTTCATCGCGCCCAGAGGGCTGTACAATTTCATAGGCCGGAGGTTGGGGGCACTCCAAAGGAGCCGGCTGAATACTTTCGCTGTCTGACTAATCTGACAGCACTTAATATCGGCAACGGAAACTATAGCGCTGCGGAGTCGCTAGCGCTAGAAACGGTGGCGCTGGCTGATAGGTTTGAGGATGTTGCTTTTCCCAGAAGCGACATGGTGCGCTCCATGCTCGTCATGGCCCAATATCGTGGGGGTGCCGTATCGGCAGCGGCGGCGGCGGACGAGCTGATCGCTGTCATCCAAAACTATGGCTTGAGCGGCGATCCCTACTATACCAAGAACCATCTGGCTGTTTATTACTGTCTTTCCAAAAAGCTAGAAGAAGGAATTGCGCTATTCTGCGAACTGAAAGCTCAGCTCGAAAAGATAGGCGATCCTGAGCCGAATCCCCTTTATTTCGTGAGTTCAAACCTGTGCTGTGCCAGGTTTCTAAACGGTGAAAGCCCTAAGACTAGCAAAGCTGAATGGGCCGCTTTGGGCGAAGTCGTTAATCGCATTCCATACGAAACTAGGCATTTGCTGAAAAGACGTCATGAGTTAATGGCGCCCCTTTTTGACAAACCGTGCGCGTTATCCCCAGCAAGTTGGGATACTTATCCTCTCAACGAAGAGGACAATCCTTTGCATCCGTGTTGGATCGAAATTGGTCGCGGTTTCAGGATGCCAGATGTGCAATTTTGGTCTATGTATTAG
- a CDS encoding oxaloacetate decarboxylase: MSDLKTMLADSSRGIVAPGVYDALTALLAEQAGFDCLYLSGASIAYSRLGRPDIGLVSVSEVIATTELITDRVDLPVIVDGDTGFGNALNVQRTVRGFERAGAQAIQLEDQSFPKRCGHLAGKKLVGKEEMVGKIRAALDARDSDRLQIIARTDAIAVEGFDAALARAEAYAEAGADVLFIEAPRSPEQLGAIAERFSGHVPLLANMVEGGMTPMNSAQDLHDRGFRIVIFPGGAARAMLRQGQAYYASLKDNGSNAPFRERMADFDELNDVIGLPEMLESAKKYE; this comes from the coding sequence ATGAGCGATTTGAAAACCATGCTGGCCGATTCGAGCCGCGGCATAGTAGCGCCGGGGGTCTACGACGCCTTGACCGCGCTTCTGGCCGAGCAGGCCGGGTTCGACTGTCTTTACCTCTCCGGCGCCTCGATCGCCTATTCAAGGCTGGGTCGGCCCGACATCGGTCTTGTGTCGGTGTCCGAAGTAATTGCGACCACCGAGCTCATCACCGATCGGGTCGACCTGCCCGTGATCGTCGATGGCGACACCGGCTTTGGCAATGCGCTGAACGTGCAGCGCACCGTACGCGGCTTCGAACGCGCGGGCGCACAGGCGATCCAGCTTGAAGACCAGAGCTTTCCAAAGCGCTGCGGCCATCTTGCCGGGAAGAAGCTGGTCGGCAAGGAGGAGATGGTCGGCAAGATTCGCGCAGCCCTCGATGCCCGCGACAGTGATCGTCTTCAGATCATCGCGCGTACCGACGCCATTGCCGTCGAAGGGTTCGATGCCGCCCTCGCGCGGGCCGAGGCTTATGCCGAGGCTGGTGCCGATGTCCTCTTCATCGAAGCGCCGCGCTCGCCGGAACAGCTGGGCGCGATCGCCGAGAGGTTTTCCGGACATGTCCCCCTGCTCGCCAACATGGTCGAGGGAGGGATGACCCCGATGAATTCGGCGCAGGATTTGCACGACCGCGGCTTTCGCATCGTCATATTCCCCGGCGGTGCCGCCCGTGCAATGCTGCGTCAGGGCCAAGCCTATTACGCGAGTTTGAAAGACAACGGCAGCAACGCCCCGTTTCGTGAGCGGATGGCTGATTTCGACGAACTGAATGACGTCATTGGCTTGCCCGAGATGCTGGAGTCCGCGAAAAAATACGAATGA
- a CDS encoding tyrosine-type recombinase/integrase yields the protein MELSDLEGAARRFVRECRDIKSLSANTISAYEQDLAEFEVFFGAEEVGSEIDVTLVGDYIQWLRERRELKPATIRRRIACLKSFCRWLKEQGLALQSPFDEKTIVVRIPKRLPRALTRSQASQVAKAVSEEPRVAGVPRRGDAMLSQHDPLSDPCDPRVTTHLAVSLMLASGMRVGELTAIRLGDIDPTCSVINITGKGSRERTVFLTNARLVHVLRRYIAALVEHCAADNVLLRNARGRALTPQALRLRLRKLGDRLAFSQRLTPHRFRHTAATILLEEGVDIRYVQRLLGHSSISTTEIYTHVTDVSLRQALERADVVGRVGI from the coding sequence TTGGAACTATCGGATCTGGAAGGGGCAGCACGGCGCTTTGTGCGTGAGTGTCGCGATATCAAATCGTTGTCGGCGAATACGATTAGCGCATATGAGCAAGATCTTGCTGAGTTCGAGGTGTTTTTCGGGGCGGAGGAGGTCGGAAGCGAGATCGATGTGACTCTCGTTGGCGATTATATCCAGTGGCTGCGCGAGAGGCGGGAACTCAAGCCGGCAACGATCCGGCGGCGCATCGCGTGCCTCAAATCCTTCTGTCGTTGGTTGAAGGAACAGGGGCTGGCTTTACAGTCGCCTTTTGACGAGAAGACTATTGTCGTCCGTATCCCCAAAAGATTGCCCCGAGCCCTGACCCGAAGCCAGGCCAGTCAGGTCGCAAAAGCGGTTTCCGAAGAGCCAAGAGTTGCGGGTGTCCCGCGACGGGGAGACGCGATGCTATCGCAACATGACCCCTTGTCGGATCCATGCGATCCAAGGGTGACGACCCATCTCGCCGTAAGCCTCATGCTCGCCTCGGGAATGCGGGTGGGTGAACTGACGGCAATCCGACTGGGCGATATCGATCCGACCTGTTCTGTGATCAACATTACCGGAAAGGGGTCGAGGGAACGAACTGTCTTCCTGACCAACGCCCGATTGGTGCATGTGCTCCGCCGTTATATCGCCGCGCTTGTGGAGCATTGCGCGGCGGATAACGTCCTCCTGCGCAATGCACGAGGCAGGGCTTTGACCCCGCAGGCGCTACGCCTTCGCCTGCGCAAGCTTGGAGACCGTCTGGCCTTTTCGCAACGCCTCACTCCGCACCGGTTCCGACATACGGCCGCGACGATCCTTCTGGAGGAAGGCGTAGACATCCGCTACGTCCAGCGCCTTCTTGGGCATTCCAGTATTTCGACAACCGAGATCTACACACATGTGACGGATGTAAGCCTTCGTCAAGCGCTGGAACGAGCAGATGTGGTCGGGCGAGTGGGGATTTGA
- a CDS encoding tripartite tricarboxylate transporter substrate binding protein, whose amino-acid sequence MPSFKDASRRSFLGLAAAALFTLGLGTGTVQAAEGWPKGPITIIVPFNAGGSADRMARTLADPMSKELGVPVVVENRPGGAGGLGATYLIQQPADGNTLLLMQATPYLANAILVGGAPVKWEDFSLLNAQWNDYAIWAVHNDSPYETFDQLVEAMKEPGTVSSGIIYGNGGHLQTILAMNALDIPVENVRFVTYDGGAPLRTALAGNQVDFEVLAARGAASIMDSLKVLAIVNDNDPDSMGAPLLNDALVALGAEKQPIIGGNISGLIVPSALKDEHPDRYEALLDAYKKVVTSDAYKAAAREAGVGSDWIGPEASQEMVDGAYGALSELSGVIN is encoded by the coding sequence ATGCCTAGTTTCAAAGACGCCTCGCGTCGCAGCTTCCTTGGTCTCGCGGCCGCAGCCCTGTTTACTCTGGGTCTCGGCACCGGCACCGTTCAGGCCGCCGAAGGCTGGCCCAAAGGGCCGATCACGATCATCGTTCCCTTCAATGCCGGCGGCTCCGCAGACCGAATGGCACGGACCCTGGCCGACCCGATGAGCAAGGAGCTCGGCGTTCCGGTGGTGGTTGAGAACCGTCCCGGCGGTGCAGGCGGCCTCGGGGCGACCTACCTCATCCAGCAGCCTGCAGACGGAAACACGTTGCTGTTGATGCAGGCGACCCCCTATCTCGCCAATGCCATTCTCGTTGGCGGCGCGCCGGTCAAGTGGGAGGACTTCAGCCTTCTGAACGCGCAGTGGAACGACTACGCGATCTGGGCGGTACATAACGACAGCCCCTACGAGACCTTCGACCAACTCGTCGAGGCGATGAAAGAGCCGGGCACCGTGTCTTCGGGGATCATCTACGGCAATGGCGGGCATCTTCAGACCATCCTTGCCATGAACGCGCTGGACATCCCTGTGGAAAACGTCCGCTTCGTCACATATGATGGCGGTGCTCCTTTGCGGACGGCGCTTGCCGGCAATCAGGTCGATTTCGAGGTCCTGGCCGCCCGTGGCGCGGCTTCGATCATGGACAGCCTCAAGGTGCTCGCGATTGTCAACGACAATGATCCGGACAGCATGGGGGCCCCCTTGCTGAATGACGCGCTGGTTGCGCTTGGGGCCGAAAAGCAGCCGATCATTGGCGGCAATATCAGCGGCCTGATCGTGCCGTCTGCCCTGAAGGACGAGCATCCCGACCGCTACGAAGCACTGCTCGACGCCTATAAGAAGGTCGTCACCAGCGACGCATACAAGGCTGCGGCCCGCGAAGCTGGCGTAGGCTCGGATTGGATCGGCCCCGAAGCCAGCCAGGAGATGGTGGATGGCGCTTACGGGGCGCTTTCCGAACTCAGCGGCGTGATCAACTGA
- the leuC gene encoding 3-isopropylmalate dehydratase large subunit has protein sequence MTDPRGTVAKIWDSHRVMTQDGSDLLFVDRHYLHEGSHHAFARLREAGRTIRHPELTFGVADHYVPSNPARAADVSATMVERLDRNAREFGIDSFGLGDPRRGIVHVAMPEQGLSLPGTTIVCGDSHTATHGAFGAFAFGIGASEVAHVLATQTLWQTPVLVMRVRVTGRLPRGVTAKDLALFIIWRIGTGGATGHAVEYHGEAIEALTMEERMTLCNMTIEMGARSGLIPPDETTFAWLKDRPMAPKGDAWENAVADWRALWPDEGAAYDRELELDAADVAPMVTWGTSPEQVAPVDAAVPPDADPDALTYMGLSAGAPMTRIDVDRAFIGSCTNGRLSDLRAAAAVLKGRKVAVPLLVSPGSDDVARQAEAEGIAGVFRAAGAEWGASGCSLCVSMNGDMVAAGERCASTSNRNFRGRQGPGARTHLMSPQMAAAAAVTGQICDARTLLTAGEDT, from the coding sequence ATGACAGATCCCCGTGGCACCGTCGCAAAGATCTGGGACTCGCATCGCGTGATGACCCAGGACGGCAGCGACCTGCTTTTTGTCGACCGACATTATCTGCACGAAGGCTCGCATCACGCTTTCGCCAGGCTGCGCGAGGCGGGGAGAACGATTCGGCATCCGGAACTGACGTTTGGTGTGGCTGATCATTACGTCCCGTCGAACCCCGCACGCGCTGCAGACGTGAGCGCAACGATGGTCGAGCGGCTCGACCGCAACGCCCGCGAGTTCGGGATCGACAGCTTCGGACTGGGCGACCCGCGGCGCGGGATCGTCCACGTCGCAATGCCTGAGCAGGGACTGAGCCTGCCGGGCACCACGATCGTATGCGGTGACAGCCACACCGCGACCCATGGTGCGTTCGGAGCCTTCGCCTTCGGCATAGGGGCCTCAGAGGTGGCGCATGTGCTGGCGACGCAGACCCTATGGCAGACGCCGGTGCTGGTGATGCGGGTTCGGGTGACGGGACGCCTGCCAAGAGGTGTCACCGCCAAGGACCTCGCGCTTTTCATCATCTGGCGGATCGGAACCGGCGGCGCGACCGGACATGCCGTTGAGTACCACGGCGAGGCGATCGAGGCGCTGACGATGGAAGAGCGTATGACGCTCTGCAACATGACGATCGAGATGGGAGCCCGGTCGGGATTGATACCGCCGGATGAGACGACCTTTGCCTGGCTGAAGGACCGGCCAATGGCGCCGAAGGGTGACGCCTGGGAGAACGCGGTCGCCGACTGGCGCGCGCTGTGGCCCGATGAGGGAGCGGCCTACGACCGGGAGCTTGAGCTGGACGCCGCCGACGTCGCGCCGATGGTGACCTGGGGTACGAGCCCCGAGCAGGTCGCTCCTGTGGACGCCGCCGTTCCCCCTGACGCCGATCCAGACGCGTTGACCTACATGGGGCTCAGCGCCGGAGCGCCCATGACCAGGATCGACGTGGATCGCGCTTTCATCGGAAGCTGCACCAATGGCCGGCTGAGCGATCTTCGTGCGGCGGCTGCGGTGCTGAAGGGGCGCAAGGTGGCGGTACCGCTGCTTGTCTCGCCAGGTTCGGACGATGTTGCGCGGCAGGCCGAAGCCGAAGGGATCGCCGGGGTCTTCCGCGCCGCCGGGGCCGAATGGGGCGCAAGCGGCTGTTCGCTCTGCGTCAGCATGAACGGAGACATGGTCGCGGCGGGGGAGCGCTGCGCCTCGACCTCGAACCGGAATTTCCGCGGACGGCAGGGTCCGGGGGCACGCACCCACCTGATGAGCCCGCAAATGGCCGCCGCCGCAGCTGTCACTGGTCAGATCTGTGACGCGCGAACTCTCCTCACCGCTGGAGAAGACACATGA
- the leuD gene encoding 3-isopropylmalate dehydratase small subunit: MAEAAALPRANVDTDQIIPARFMSRSRSEGYGDQCFHDLRFNEHGTPARDFPLNHLKSPPGILVAADNFGCGSSREAAVYALMDYGVQVVIAPSFADIFQSNAGKNGLLTLEQPAEQVEKLLALLREKPGTKGEVDLPAQSWRIGSLSGTFEIAPRLKYRLERGLDELSATLEHQDRITAFEKTHLSPGTWRLPAAGGKIAARQASPPDAARRPAQRPSLEETK, from the coding sequence ATGGCCGAGGCCGCCGCTCTACCACGTGCCAATGTGGACACCGATCAGATCATTCCGGCGCGCTTCATGAGTCGGTCCCGTTCCGAGGGCTACGGCGACCAGTGCTTCCATGACTTGCGTTTCAACGAGCACGGCACGCCCGCCCGGGATTTCCCGCTGAACCACCTCAAGTCGCCGCCCGGAATACTCGTTGCGGCTGACAACTTCGGCTGCGGGTCTTCGCGCGAGGCGGCGGTTTATGCGCTTATGGACTACGGCGTGCAGGTGGTCATCGCGCCGAGCTTTGCCGACATATTTCAATCGAACGCCGGGAAGAACGGTCTTTTGACCTTGGAACAGCCGGCGGAACAGGTTGAGAAACTCCTCGCCCTCCTGAGAGAAAAGCCGGGGACGAAGGGAGAGGTCGACCTGCCGGCCCAGAGTTGGCGCATCGGATCTCTCTCAGGAACGTTCGAGATCGCCCCGCGATTGAAGTACCGGCTGGAGCGGGGCCTCGATGAACTCTCCGCGACCCTTGAACACCAGGACCGGATCACCGCTTTCGAGAAGACGCACCTATCGCCTGGAACATGGCGTCTGCCGGCCGCCGGCGGAAAAATTGCCGCAAGGCAGGCGTCGCCTCCCGATGCGGCGCGCCGGCCTGCGCAACGACCTTCCCTAGAGGAAACAAAATAA
- a CDS encoding GntR family transcriptional regulator produces MKKTLIEGSTHPRIQADDTPLPKHHRVYLVLRQEIEDWVYSDTEPMQGDLALAERFDVSRITIRKAMDRLAAERMVERQRGRGTFARKRDGQPSPVTASLSGNIENLLALGLQTDVDLIEFTYAVAPPHICAAMNLPAGTVMQRAIRVRSLDGLPFSHLTTWLPEEIGRSFGAEQMRQTALLRLIERAGHPIASARQVITAKLATPEVANLLEIEPGEALLAVRRIVYDEAGRAVEHINGLYRPDTYEHEMEYVRSRTPEAELWTTRDTRNGADT; encoded by the coding sequence ATGAAGAAGACGCTTATCGAAGGATCGACGCACCCCCGCATACAAGCGGATGATACCCCGCTTCCCAAGCACCACCGCGTCTACCTCGTTCTCAGGCAAGAGATCGAGGACTGGGTCTATTCCGATACCGAGCCGATGCAGGGCGACCTCGCACTGGCAGAGCGTTTCGATGTTTCCCGGATCACGATACGCAAGGCGATGGACCGTCTGGCTGCCGAGCGCATGGTCGAACGCCAGCGTGGCCGCGGCACGTTCGCGCGCAAGCGGGACGGCCAGCCGTCCCCCGTCACGGCGAGTCTTTCGGGAAATATCGAGAACCTGCTCGCGCTTGGCCTGCAGACCGACGTCGACCTCATCGAATTCACCTATGCGGTCGCGCCGCCACACATTTGTGCCGCCATGAACCTGCCTGCCGGAACGGTCATGCAGCGCGCGATCCGGGTGCGCAGTCTCGACGGCCTGCCCTTCAGCCATTTGACGACATGGCTGCCCGAAGAGATCGGGCGCAGCTTCGGCGCCGAGCAGATGCGGCAGACGGCGCTTCTGCGTCTGATCGAACGTGCGGGACACCCGATCGCCTCGGCACGCCAGGTCATCACGGCCAAGCTCGCCACTCCGGAGGTCGCAAATCTGTTGGAAATCGAGCCCGGCGAGGCGCTGCTGGCGGTGCGCCGCATCGTATACGACGAGGCTGGACGGGCGGTCGAGCACATCAACGGCCTCTACCGGCCCGACACATACGAACATGAAATGGAATACGTCCGCAGTCGCACCCCGGAGGCGGAATTATGGACAACCCGAGACACACGCAACGGGGCCGACACATGA